TCGAATTCACGTCGTCAGGAGTTTTTATAAAAgtgttttacaaaaaaaagggTATTTGACATTAGATCAAATGTTTACGTTAATGCAGGTGACGTCGTTTTATGCTGCTTCCTCGAGATACGGTACGCCGGAGCAACTCAAAGAATTGATAGACGTCGCCCACCAGCACGGACTCTACGTTCTATTGGACATGGTCCAATCTCACGCATCAAAAAATACCCTGGACGGTTTAAATATGTTCGACGGTACCGATGCATGTTTCTTTCATTCCGGAAGCCGAGGTGAACATCCGCTCTGGGACAGCAGATTGTTCAATTACGGAGATTACGACGTGCTAAGATTTTTGCTCTCGAATTTGCGATGGTACATTGAAGAATACGGATTCGACGGATTCAGgtagttattttcatcattgaAGATCGCAGAATGAAAAGGAGAGTTGGTGAAGTTACCAAAGGACCGAATAAAATTTACAGATTTGATGGAGTCACATCGATGTTGTATCACTCTCGAGGAGTCGGGCAGGGATTCAGCGGCCACTATGACGAATATTATGGCCTCAATGTGGACGTCGAAGGTGTAGTTTATCTGATGATAGCTAATTACATGCTGCACTTCCTTTATCCCGAGATGGTAACAATAGCAGAGGACGTGAGTGGTATGCCAGCATCTTGCAGACCTGTGGACGAGGGTGGTTTGGGCTTTGATTATCGTCTTGCAATGGCAATACCAGACAAGTGGATCAAATTGTTGAAAGAAATAAAGGACGAAGACTGGAAAATGGGCGACATAGTTTGGGTATTAACGAATCGTCGGTGGATGGAAAAAACAGTTTCTTATTCAGAGTCGCACGATCAGGCTCTCGTCGGTGACAAAACCATTGCGTTCTGGCTCATGGATAAAGATATGTACACTCACATGAGCGTCGTTAGCCCACCAAACCCCGTTATCAGCCGGGGTATCGCGCTCCATAATATCATCAGGCTCATCACTCACGTTCTTGGTGGTGAAGCTTATCTGAACTTTATGGGTGAGTGAAATTTCGGCGAAACAGGTCGCAGctgaattcaaaaaattatgtaAAGGAGCTTGGAGTTTTATTCCGATTTAATTGATTCCTGTTGGTATTtctgtttgaaaaatatttcaacgtttttcgatcatttttacATTTGGTAGTAAAACATTTCTTGCTCACAGGCAATGAGTTCGGCCATCCGGAATGGCTCGACTTTCCTCGTGTGGGTAACAATGACAGTTACCATTACGCTAGACGGCAATGGAATTTAGTTGACGACGATTTGTTGAAGTACAAATTCATGAACAATTGGGATCGTGAAATGAATTtactggaagaaaaatatggatGGCTTCATTCCGAACCTGTAAGTTATGGGCGAGAGTCATTTACATATACGAGTATATGGAAGACATTGAGAGGGTTGAAAATACTTTCGCAGGCCTACGTTAGCTGGAAACACGAGGATGACAAAGTGATCGTTTGCGAAAGAGCTGGTCTCGTCttcgttttcaattttcatacgACCAAATCTTTTCCCGATTATCCCGTTGGAGTTTACAATCCGGGCACGTACAGAATCGTCCTCAGCAGCGACGATTCACAATTCGGGGGTGAAACTCGACTCGATTCTAAAGTCGATCATTTCACAAAACCTGAACCGTATTCCGATCGTCCGCACCGCATGTTGATCTATACTCCATGCCGTACAGCCGTTGTTTATGCCCGAAGTAAGCTttaatttgaatatttcaattttgaaataaaatttctcgtcCATTTTGTCtttcgaaagatttgaaaaatggcTTAAGCTTCTGGAACATGATCTCGAATGTTCACTGGTTCATTTCAGTTttcagaatttcaaaaataatagCTTTGATCTtgaattatataaaaatttattgtgttCAATTATCTTTTCAGCGTCTTGAATAATTGACCGATGATTATACCAAGCATAACCGGAGGGCCTGAAAAAGAGCGTTGTGACGTTTGTTTACAACTGatcatgtttttttccatAATACTCTTTTATAGATCATAGTTTAATcgtattttatcaaaaaccaaaaagaaatcgatattttttatagaatGTTGTTATACAATCATACTCAGCGTGTTCAAAGCTCTTTATGCATGTTAGTTTATTTGCACAATAAAAaccgtttttcaaaaaagaacaaataaaattgtagAGAAACGATTACCTCTCATGTATTTCCAGCAGGTTTTTTACAACTTTCTATTTTCAATATAGAGGTGTCTAATGCGTATGATCAAGAGtcatgaattttgaattcttCTTCGTTCACATCGTAATCTCGCATTTTATCTTCCCAAATCCACCAAGTGTTGAGGAAACCAATGTCTATGATTCTTTCATAAAAAGTTACGTATCTAGGCCGCAAATATGTACATGTTGCTCGATAATTAGCACACATATTGTCATAATCATCGATCCATATCAGAGACAATATTCCTAAGTTCAAGTGCCGAACGACATTTTCGTTATAGcacttttccaaaaattttatGTGTTCCACTGCAGTTGGATTTCGAACTGACTCTCCAACAGGAATTACTCTCATTGTATTCTTGAGGAATTCTTGACGATAAGAAATCTCATCAGGATTATTTTTGACTAAATAGTAAGTTCCACCTagaactgaaaataaaatttattagagtaacaaaaatcattgttcAACTTGGAAATTAagatttttgaaaagaaaaaaaaaatagttttctcaCGTCCAGCTTTGACAGAAGCACGAATTGGATAAGTTTTGCAATGCTTTACTACGTCTACGGCGACTTCTTGGTAATCGAGGTAAACATTGCGCCAGTACTTTCCTAAAAGTCAAGTAAATTATAAATTAAGGAGTAATATTCAATGCTGATGACATCGACTCTTTTGAAAAGTGTGATCGACCGAAATGTGATAACAAATCAACCAGGCATAACCTCAAATGATATGGAAACACTTACCCCATCGTTCCACGAATGTATCCTTAAACCTTTCCGgtgtttcgaaattttttattttatcagtAAATGTAATCCATTTACTCTGATACTCGTGTGAAATTCTTTGTAACTTATTCAAACCGAATATTCTTCGAGCAGTCATAATAATAGGTTATCAGCACCTTCTCACTGTGTAAGTTTTTACGCCAAGAAAACCATGGTTCATATTTTTAGGCTGAATTTTAACATTCATTACTAATTTCCAGATTTAGTTAACATTTTGGTATCTTGAATATTCcgtatttacaaaatgtgcatcTATATAGTGGTAAGTATATAATAttaaatagtttttttaactttaaaGGTTGTTAAAACCTCGTTGTGTTAAAACTACACATACAATTAGTTTCGGTAAAGGAAAATAATCGGGATGgtaaatattaaatttttgttatatataaTGAACGGCAAAATAATGATTCGATCAGAAGCAAACCAGACTTATCCCAATAACTGGAATATGTCTATTTGGCTCCAGCTctgcttctttttttatctttggCTATTTCTCCTTCAGCatggaaaatgtaaaaattgctTATATTGTTTTAAACATTGATAATccgaattgaaatattttgcacaaaaacgattcaaattcttcaataattttttaaatcaacatAATACCGACGACTGGACATTTATTATGCGACTCGAATCTGTCGAACATATAGATAGCGACACTGTGCTGTTTTGCCGAAATCGGGATTCCCTCCTCATCTCACCAATGACGACGTCGTCACAAGTCAGTACACTGCGCGCTTTGTTGTCAGTTTCAATGTCAGTTCCAATAACGGCTGGGGGAATAGCCAAtcaggagaagaaaaataacaacCACGTTGTGTGTGAAATGGAAATTCAAAAGGCATTTGTTGCTGGGTAGTCGTGAGGCTTAGAAGTGTGGATCTTCATCGTTCGTCGTCCTATCAAATTTTGGAACGTCACCAACGCTTTTAAGAAACAAAAGTAATAAGGGGtgatcaaaataaatttttatataacaaaaatttgttcaattaattgaattttgacaaaGACATCAACTATCCGGCATAAGAACGGTTCAGCTGTGTTTTAAACTTTAAACGcttcaaattaacaaggtatgtcaatgaaacatttatttttttaaataaaaaattccgtCAATTTTAACACGTAGCGACATTAACCCTTCGTTGTCGATTCGTCTTGCGCTTTCCTCCAactgtcaaaattttcaatgtttctggTAACCTTCAATCACAaacttataaaaattaaaaaaatgccacattcgttaaaaagtttctagaaatcaagattttgttttcaaaagcGTTTAAATCTATCCTTTAAGTATTGTTTGTACAGGCATTTCACAGTAGAGAAACACTACATATAcacagaaagagagaacgaaTCACGTTTCGCTTGAAACTCGCCTATGTCCTATACGTTTCGATCCTCGGTCGAACCCTCCCCTTTGTTTACGTTGAGGACTTCGTGCCCTGGCGGCTCGCGCTCGCGACTCTTATCTTGCCCGCACGATCTCAAGCGACTGTTACTTGTTTTCGTTTGAATTTATATCTTTATTATGAATATCCaattatcgagaaaaaaaattcgaagtttttttattttatagtcTGTACATTTGTGTGATAatgaaaagtagaaaaatatatttattcataaattattTGTCGATCTTCATAATACAATACAACGATCAAAATACGTAATGCAATGGAAATTTTCAGAATAATCGATCGAATCGATTTTGTTCTAATAATGGTTGAAGAGGAATTGCCAACCACGTTCCTTTCCCCGCTGCTGGACGGTGAAGTTGAAATATTGGTTGAGCCCGCCCAGATTGCCGGAGATTGCGAGACATTGTTATTCCAGATTGATCCGCACAGCCTCGATTTGCCAGGACCAAATTGGGTGTATTCAAAAATGAGTGACATCACTCTGATGATTTACGAAGTGACGATGCCCGTGGGTTTGGGCTCGCCCCGTATCAGGAAACACATTTTCGTGGATATGTTGAACCGGGCCTGTACGTCTTGGATAATGGATCGTAAAATAAGTGAAGTGaacttttcaacaaaaaacgaCGTTGAGCGTTGTATCGAAGAGCTTGACATGTTAAACGTTTGTCCCGGTGGACCATCGGTGACAAGATATCCAATAATGAATCATCCGAATGCTCAAGTTGACATTTACGACAATTGGCGTGAAAATT
This sequence is a window from Venturia canescens isolate UGA chromosome 8, ASM1945775v1, whole genome shotgun sequence. Protein-coding genes within it:
- the AGBE gene encoding 1,4-alpha-glucan-branching enzyme isoform X1, translated to MGGKWSSMDPSKIEVPEITNLLERDPYLEPYETEIRKRYALFKDYLEKIETGDGSLCKFSKAYNDFGIHINDDNSVRALEWAPGAEELFLTGDFNNWDRTKNSYKKLEFGKWELKLPPNADGTCPIKHLSEVKVIVKNHNGELLERLSPWATYVTQPEDRSQGVTYKQRIWHPPRNEVYKFKHPKPKRPASLRIYECHVGIATQELRVGTYLEFAKDTIPRIVKQGYNAIQLMAIMEHAYYASFGYQVTSFYAASSRYGTPEQLKELIDVAHQHGLYVLLDMVQSHASKNTLDGLNMFDGTDACFFHSGSRGEHPLWDSRLFNYGDYDVLRFLLSNLRWYIEEYGFDGFRFDGVTSMLYHSRGVGQGFSGHYDEYYGLNVDVEGVVYLMIANYMLHFLYPEMVTIAEDVSGMPASCRPVDEGGLGFDYRLAMAIPDKWIKLLKEIKDEDWKMGDIVWVLTNRRWMEKTVSYSESHDQALVGDKTIAFWLMDKDMYTHMSVVSPPNPVISRGIALHNIIRLITHVLGGEAYLNFMGNEFGHPEWLDFPRVGNNDSYHYARRQWNLVDDDLLKYKFMNNWDREMNLLEEKYGWLHSEPAYVSWKHEDDKVIVCERAGLVFVFNFHTTKSFPDYPVGVYNPGTYRIVLSSDDSQFGGETRLDSKVDHFTKPEPYSDRPHRMLIYTPCRTAVVYARSKL
- the AGBE gene encoding 1,4-alpha-glucan-branching enzyme isoform X2 codes for the protein MGGKWSSMDPSKIEVPEITNLLERDPYLEPYETEIRKRYALFKDYLEKIETGDGSLCKFSKAYNDFGIHINDDNSVRALEWAPGAEELFLTGDFNNWDRTKNSYKKLEFGKWELKLPPNADGTCPIKHLSEVKVIVKNHNGELLERLSPWATYVTQPEDRSQGVTYKQRIWHPPRNEVYKFKHPKPKRPASLRIYECHVGIATQELRVGTYLEFAKDTIPRIVKQGYNAIQLMAIMEHAYYASFGYQVTSFYAASSRYGTPEQLKELIDVAHQHGLYVLLDMVQSHASKNTLDGLNMFDGTDACFFHSGSRGEHPLWDSRLFNYGDYDVLRFLLSNLRWYIEEYGFDGFRFDGVTSMLYHSRGVGQGFSGHYDEYYGLNVDVEGVVYLMIANYMLHFLYPEMVTIAEDVSGMPASCRPVDEGGLGFDYRLAMAIPDKWIKLLKEIKDEDWKMGDIVWVLTNRRWMEKTVSYSESHDQALVGDKTIAFWLMDKDMYTHMSVVSPPNPVISRGIALHNIIRLITHVLGGEAYLNFMGNEFGHPEWLDFPRVGNNDSYHYARRQWNLVDDDLLKYKFMNNWDREMNLLEEKYGWLHSEPAYVSWKHEDDKVIVCERAGLVFVFNFHTTKSFPDYPVGVYNPGTYRIVLSSDDSQFGGETRLDSKVDHFTKPEPYSDRPHRMLIYTPCRTAVVYARTS
- the LOC122414975 gene encoding mitochondrial import inner membrane translocase subunit Tim29, with translation MTARRIFGLNKLQRISHEYQSKWITFTDKIKNFETPERFKDTFVERWGKYWRNVYLDYQEVAVDVVKHCKTYPIRASVKAGLLGGTYYLVKNNPDEISYRQEFLKNTMRVIPVGESVRNPTAVEHIKFLEKCYNENVVRHLNLGILSLIWIDDYDNMCANYRATCTYLRPRYVTFYERIIDIGFLNTWWIWEDKMRDYDVNEEEFKIHDS
- the LOC122414973 gene encoding uncharacterized protein, which gives rise to MVEEELPTTFLSPLLDGEVEILVEPAQIAGDCETLLFQIDPHSLDLPGPNWVYSKMSDITLMIYEVTMPVGLGSPRIRKHIFVDMLNRACTSWIMDRKISEVNFSTKNDVERCIEELDMLNVCPGGPSVTRYPIMNHPNAQVDIYDNWRENSCKIIIPGNDQRCNACENLPIELARTSARNKPKGDTAKRVVISNLSHRKQTQILFLRKRRLSWYRKKRLAEKEMMHIDDMIAEVSEEPEDDDNYCDDD